A stretch of DNA from Paenibacillus segetis:
GTAATTATGAACTTTACTTTCTTAGCAGCCGTTTTTGTTTCCGCCGTAGCCATTACTCTTCCCCTCCTATTAATCCTTCGAATAATCGCGAACACGCGGTGGGATCAACGAAACGTCAACTTCATCGTAAGAGATTCGCGGTCCATCTGGTGTCCAAGTTGCCTTGGTCGTCTTCAAAAAGTCCTCATCATTACGATCCGGGAATTCAGGTTTGTAGTGCGCTCCACGGCTTTCATTCCGCAGTAATCCTCCAAGAGTCATTGCCTCGGACAACTCAAGCATGTTCCACAATTGACGTGTAAACGCTGCTCCAGCGTTATTCCAGCGGGACGTGTCATTTATATTGATGTTCTTATAGCGTTGTTTGAGCTCTTTGATCTTACCAATCGTTGCTTCTAGCTTCGCATTGTAACGTACAACTGTCATGTTGTCCGTCATCCATTCACCAAGTTCCTTGTGAATAGCATAGGCATTCTCCGTACCGTTCATTGCCAGCAAGCCTTCATACTTGTCTTCCTGTGCCTTGCGATTCTTTTCAAATACGGATGGATCAATATCCTCCGCAGATTTTTTCAGACCGCGTATATATTCCACGGACTTAGGACCGGCAACCATCCCGCCAAAAATAGCAGATACAAGGGAATTCGCGCCTAGTCGATTCGCCCCATGATATTGGTATTCGCATTCTCCAGCCGCAAATAGACCAGGGATATTCGTCATCTGATTGTAATCAACCCACATCCCGCCCATGGAGTAATGGACTGCAGGGAATATTTTCATTGGAATTTTGCGCGGATCGTCACCCATGAATTTCTCATAAATCTCAATAATGCCACCGAGTTTAACGTCCAGTTCCTTAGGATCTTTATGAGATAGGTCGAGATATACCATGTTCTCTTGATTAACACCGAGCTTCATATCTACACACACATGGAAAATTTCCCGTGTCGCGATATCCCGAGGTACCAAGTTACCGTAAGCCGGATATTTTTCCTCAAGGAAATACCACGGTTTACCGTCTTTGTAAGTCCAAATCCGTCCGCCTTCCCCACGAGCCGACTCCGACATCAAACGGAGCTTGTCATCCCCAGGGATCGCCGTTGGGTGAATTTGAATGAATTCGCCGTTTGCGTAGTGCACACCCTGTTGGTAAACCGCACTTGCTGCAGTCCCTGTATTAATAACCGAGTTCGTTGTTTTGCCAAAAATAATCCCGGGACCACCCGTTGCCAAAATAACCGCATCCGAAGCAAATGTCACGACTTCCATGGAACGCAAATCTTGCGCGCAAATGCCGCGGCATATACCTTCATCATCGATTACGGCGGATAAGAACTCCCAGTGCTCGTATTTCGTTACCACGCCACCCGCTTCGAAGCGGCGTACCTGTTCATCCAGTGCGTACAATAACTGTTGCCCTGTTGTCGCTCCTGCGAACGCAGTCCGGTGCCGTTTCGTCCCCCCGAAACGACGGAAATCTAGCAATCCTTCCGGAGTACGGTTAAACATGACACCCATTCGGTCCATCAAATGAATAATACCCGGCGCTGCCTCACACATCGCCTTAACCGGTGGTTGGTTTGCGAGAAAGTCTCCACCATACACCGTATCGTCAAAATGCTCCCAAGGAGAGTCACCTTCACCTTTAGTATTTACAGCACCGTTAATCCCACCTTGTGCACACACAGAGTGAGACCTCTTTACCGGAACGAGCGAGAACAGATGAACTTGTACTCCCGCCTCCGCTGCTTTGATCGTAGCCATCAGTCCCGCAAGACCGCCGCCTACGACAATTACGCTTTGTTTAGCCATATCTATCGTCAACTCCTAAAAGTTTTGTATAGCATCTTCTACTTGAAATAACCTTCGTACAAAACTTACTTCGTAAGCCTAAACTAGTTTTGTTAACCTACTAATGATTTCAAACCAGTCAACCATGCTGTACCTTCAGCTTGAAACTCTACACCGCGGAATACAAACAGTGACCAGACTAGCATTACAGAGATGATCACACATAGTCCCATACAGATGATAGAAGACACACGTTGAGCACGCGGGCCAATTGTAATCCCCCAACTAACCATGAACGACCACAATCCATTCGTAAAGTGGAAGGACGCCGATAGAACACCAATTAAATATAAGATGAAAAAGAACGGATTCATAACAATGTCATGCATTACTCCGCCAAGCTCTTCATGTGTAATATTGCCTAGAGCCACCTGTATACGTGTCTCGTACACATGCCAAATAATAAAAGCAAACACAAGCACGCCTGTTACCCGTTGCAGTAAATAGCGCAAGTTCCGTTCATTCTGAAACCGTGTATTATTGGGTTTTGCCTGGAAAGCAATGTATAGCCCATATACCCCGTGATACAAAATGGGTAACCAAATCCCGAAAATCTCCAATACCAGTATTAGTGGCAAGCTATTCAGTGCAGCCACACTATCTTTGAATCCTTGACTCCCGCCTTCTACGGCTGAAAAATTAGTAATCACGTGTTCCAGAATGAAAAATCCAAGCGGTATGACACCCAACAACGAGTGCAGTTTTCTGGAATAAAACCCTTTCATAAGCTCATATGCCCCTTCCCATTTCCATCATTTCCCTATCACATGTTATACCTCTAACAATAAAACCATCTGAGAAAACGTATATGACAATTTCCACAAAAAATTGCCCATTTCGCTATGTTATAGACATAACATGTGAACAACTTGTGTCACTTCCCATGTTACTCCTTTTCATCTTATAATGGAATTGCAATATAATTATTAAATGTTATAACAAAATCACATAACGAACTCGTATACATCACTTTTAAATACAGGAGGCACTACTATGATTGAAGAACTGCTTGTATTTACCACCGTTGTCGAGCAATCTAGTTTAAACAA
This window harbors:
- the sdhA gene encoding succinate dehydrogenase flavoprotein subunit, with translation MAKQSVIVVGGGLAGLMATIKAAEAGVQVHLFSLVPVKRSHSVCAQGGINGAVNTKGEGDSPWEHFDDTVYGGDFLANQPPVKAMCEAAPGIIHLMDRMGVMFNRTPEGLLDFRRFGGTKRHRTAFAGATTGQQLLYALDEQVRRFEAGGVVTKYEHWEFLSAVIDDEGICRGICAQDLRSMEVVTFASDAVILATGGPGIIFGKTTNSVINTGTAASAVYQQGVHYANGEFIQIHPTAIPGDDKLRLMSESARGEGGRIWTYKDGKPWYFLEEKYPAYGNLVPRDIATREIFHVCVDMKLGVNQENMVYLDLSHKDPKELDVKLGGIIEIYEKFMGDDPRKIPMKIFPAVHYSMGGMWVDYNQMTNIPGLFAAGECEYQYHGANRLGANSLVSAIFGGMVAGPKSVEYIRGLKKSAEDIDPSVFEKNRKAQEDKYEGLLAMNGTENAYAIHKELGEWMTDNMTVVRYNAKLEATIGKIKELKQRYKNININDTSRWNNAGAAFTRQLWNMLELSEAMTLGGLLRNESRGAHYKPEFPDRNDEDFLKTTKATWTPDGPRISYDEVDVSLIPPRVRDYSKD
- a CDS encoding succinate dehydrogenase cytochrome b558 subunit; protein product: MKGFYSRKLHSLLGVIPLGFFILEHVITNFSAVEGGSQGFKDSVAALNSLPLILVLEIFGIWLPILYHGVYGLYIAFQAKPNNTRFQNERNLRYLLQRVTGVLVFAFIIWHVYETRIQVALGNITHEELGGVMHDIVMNPFFFILYLIGVLSASFHFTNGLWSFMVSWGITIGPRAQRVSSIICMGLCVIISVMLVWSLFVFRGVEFQAEGTAWLTGLKSLVG